CCGCATCCGGGCCGACAACAACGGGGAAAAGCCCAGATCAAGCTCCTACGCCAAGGTTTACGACACCTCGGCCGCCAGCACCAAGGACAGATACCTTGAAGATTTGTGCACCAGGGCCAAGGACGCGGGCATCATCATCTACAGCATCGGGTTCGAAACCACCCGCAACGCCAAGACCCTGCTGAAAAGCTGTGCCACCACCTATTCGCATTATTACGATGTCGAAGGGATCGAGATTTCCGAAGCCTTCTCCGCCATCGCCGCGGAAGTCACCGAACTGAGGCTGACGCAATGAGGCTGTGGTCCAGAGTGCGCGAAAAGGCGCGGCGGCAGGACCGCGGCGAAGAGGGAAGTGTGACGATCGAATTCGTCCTCCTCTTCCCGGTGTTCATCGCCCTGATCCTCGGCGGGGCCGAGATCGGCTATTTCACCGTCTCCGGCGCCATGCTCGACCGGGGGCTGGATCGCGCGATCCGCGATATCCGCCTCGGCAGGATGACGGTCGTGACGCTCGACACGCTCAAACCCGTCGTCTGTGGATATGCCGACTTCCTGTCCGATTGCGAAGCCAATATCCACATCGCCCTGGAATCCGCCGACGCCTATCATTTC
The nucleotide sequence above comes from Celeribacter indicus. Encoded proteins:
- a CDS encoding TadE/TadG family type IV pilus assembly protein, producing the protein MTIEFVLLFPVFIALILGGAEIGYFTVSGAMLDRGLDRAIRDIRLGRMTVVTLDTLKPVVCGYADFLSDCEANIHIALESADAYHFTPPATYATCIDRSAEDLPNTVFSPGAPNELMLVRACLNVDPLFPTTPFGAALAGDAGNGYSLVATSGFVYEP